The following proteins come from a genomic window of Geomonas sp. RF6:
- a CDS encoding PAS domain-containing sensor histidine kinase, translating into MGPTNTDARADRQWGLFALLILTIFCTEFVLDGLCAPLFTRLNPFSWDLLDSLFLTVLFILPLWFFFVRPLYPPAPAQPPAIPAGVLLFLSLAVLFSIEYLVMIALPLTLPMLPLRLQKIADAFCTSLGSAPFLWWLFFRKEMRQRRSSGDELLQTPLRLYLVLLLMVFFLTMLQEFLCALLLPSLSKQWNELLDALLVTSLFAPVLFFLVVRPLARSALSEHARVSALYEQLIDAVVTLDGDGSIKTVNRAAEGIFGYRAADLAGENADVLFKGGRECLHTLLEMATPAVGGKALSHELIASRRDGALLTMDISVSRVTVGGAGEFLLVMRDVSERRRMQRELQESEERFRQIFHQSDDAIIFFHPESCGIADLNDTAARLYGCSKEELRSGGVEALVNREDLPALTTMISGCNGGTSRLHCVAHRRRDGRDLFLSIRGRLMTLQGVSLAYCTFRDITARVRLEEEAREMQARLIQINKMASLGLVVSGVAHEVNNPNNFILANSQLLAQVWDDALKILQEYRKEHGDFILGGLPFDQISSHIPELYEGVVDGSRRINEIINNLKSFARHGGGLEQVDVNRAVQGAVSILQYELAKHTEKFHLELAGDLPPVRGNSQQLGQVAINLLMNACQALPSRSSRIWLSTGFDAEAEEIVITVRDEGCGITQEEKGRVMEPFFTTKLDRGGTGLGLSISQSIVKEHKGVLAFDSEPGKGSTFQVRLPAGG; encoded by the coding sequence ATGGGCCCAACGAATACCGACGCCAGAGCAGACCGCCAATGGGGACTCTTCGCCCTCCTTATCCTCACGATCTTTTGTACCGAGTTCGTGCTGGATGGTCTCTGCGCCCCCCTCTTCACCCGGTTGAACCCCTTTTCATGGGATCTTCTCGACTCCCTCTTCCTGACCGTCCTCTTCATCCTGCCGCTCTGGTTCTTTTTCGTGCGCCCCCTCTACCCCCCGGCGCCCGCTCAGCCACCCGCCATTCCCGCGGGGGTCCTCCTTTTTCTCTCCCTGGCCGTGCTCTTCTCCATCGAGTACCTGGTCATGATCGCGCTCCCCCTCACGCTGCCGATGCTACCGCTGCGCCTGCAAAAGATCGCCGACGCCTTCTGCACCTCTCTTGGCAGCGCACCGTTCCTGTGGTGGCTCTTTTTCAGGAAGGAGATGCGGCAGCGGCGCAGCAGCGGCGACGAGCTCCTGCAGACCCCCCTTCGCCTCTACCTGGTCCTGCTGCTTATGGTCTTTTTCCTGACCATGCTCCAGGAGTTTCTCTGCGCGCTTCTTCTCCCTTCCCTGTCGAAGCAGTGGAACGAGCTTCTCGACGCCCTCCTGGTGACCTCCCTCTTCGCCCCGGTCCTCTTTTTCCTGGTGGTGCGCCCGCTGGCACGCTCCGCCCTTTCCGAGCACGCCAGGGTGAGCGCGCTGTACGAGCAGCTCATAGATGCAGTGGTAACCCTCGACGGCGACGGGTCCATAAAGACGGTGAACCGCGCGGCGGAGGGGATCTTCGGCTACCGCGCCGCGGACCTTGCGGGGGAAAACGCCGATGTCCTTTTCAAGGGGGGGCGGGAGTGCCTCCACACCCTTCTGGAAATGGCGACGCCGGCAGTCGGCGGGAAGGCGCTCTCGCACGAACTGATCGCCAGCCGGAGGGACGGGGCGCTCCTCACCATGGACATCTCCGTCAGCCGCGTAACGGTCGGAGGGGCCGGGGAGTTTCTCCTTGTCATGCGCGATGTGAGCGAGCGGCGCCGGATGCAGCGGGAGCTTCAGGAGAGCGAGGAGCGCTTCCGCCAGATCTTTCATCAAAGCGACGACGCGATCATCTTCTTTCACCCCGAAAGCTGTGGCATAGCAGATCTCAACGACACCGCCGCGAGGCTGTACGGCTGCTCCAAGGAGGAGTTGCGCAGTGGAGGGGTGGAGGCGCTGGTGAACCGTGAGGATCTCCCGGCACTGACGACGATGATCAGCGGCTGCAACGGCGGCACCTCGCGGCTTCACTGCGTAGCGCACCGCCGCAGGGACGGCAGGGATCTTTTCCTTTCCATTCGCGGCAGGCTGATGACGCTGCAGGGGGTGAGTCTGGCGTACTGCACCTTCCGGGACATCACCGCGCGGGTTCGCCTGGAGGAGGAAGCGCGGGAGATGCAGGCACGCCTCATCCAGATCAACAAGATGGCTTCCTTGGGCCTCGTCGTCTCCGGGGTCGCCCACGAAGTGAACAACCCGAATAACTTCATCCTGGCCAACTCGCAGCTCCTGGCGCAGGTCTGGGACGACGCCCTGAAGATCCTGCAGGAGTACCGCAAGGAGCACGGCGACTTCATCCTGGGGGGGCTCCCTTTCGACCAGATATCCTCCCATATTCCGGAGCTCTATGAGGGAGTGGTCGACGGTTCGCGCAGGATAAACGAGATCATCAACAACCTGAAGAGCTTCGCCAGGCATGGCGGCGGTCTTGAGCAGGTAGATGTGAACAGGGCGGTGCAGGGCGCGGTCTCGATCCTGCAGTACGAGCTCGCCAAGCACACGGAGAAGTTTCACCTGGAGCTGGCGGGGGATCTGCCGCCGGTGAGGGGAAACAGCCAGCAGCTGGGGCAGGTCGCCATCAACCTGCTGATGAACGCCTGTCAGGCGCTCCCTTCCCGCTCCTCACGAATATGGCTGAGCACCGGTTTCGACGCGGAGGCAGAGGAGATCGTTATCACGGTGCGTGACGAAGGGTGCGGGATCACCCAGGAAGAGAAGGGGAGGGTCATGGAGCCGTTTTTCACCACGAAGCTCGATCGCGGCGGCACGGGGCTCGGGCTCTCCATTTCCCAGTCCATTGTGAAAGAGCACAAGGGGGTGCTGGCCTTCGACTCGGAGCCGGGGAAGGGGAGCACATTCCAGGTGCGCCTCCCCGCCGGAGGGTGA
- a CDS encoding YSC84-related protein yields the protein MFDSIRSKVVMLFVAAGLLLAPALSVAATKAELDREVKAALADLCEKTPAAKMVAEKAKAVLVFPSIVKGGLIIGGAYGDGGLVKNGEVVEYYNSVAASYGLQAGVQKFGYAMFFMTDKALEYLHKSGGWEVGVGPSIVIVDKETAAAFGKSMTSTTLKEDIYAFIFSQKGLMAGIGLQGSKITKINPK from the coding sequence ATGTTCGATTCCATTCGTTCCAAGGTAGTCATGCTTTTCGTTGCCGCAGGTCTGCTGCTCGCGCCGGCGCTGTCCGTGGCCGCTACCAAGGCCGAGCTCGACCGTGAAGTCAAGGCCGCACTGGCGGATCTCTGCGAGAAGACGCCTGCGGCAAAAATGGTTGCCGAGAAGGCAAAGGCCGTCCTGGTCTTTCCGAGCATTGTGAAGGGTGGACTCATTATCGGCGGTGCCTACGGTGACGGCGGGCTGGTGAAAAACGGAGAGGTCGTGGAGTACTACAACTCCGTCGCGGCCTCGTACGGCCTCCAGGCGGGCGTCCAGAAGTTCGGCTACGCCATGTTCTTCATGACGGACAAGGCGCTGGAGTACCTGCACAAGAGCGGGGGATGGGAGGTCGGCGTCGGCCCTAGCATCGTCATCGTCGACAAGGAGACGGCCGCCGCCTTTGGCAAGAGCATGACCTCGACGACGCTGAAGGAGGACATCTACGCCTTCATCTTCTCCCAGAAAGGGTTGATGGCCGGCATCGGATTGCAGGGCTCGAAAATCACCAAGATCAACCCGAAGTGA